GCAGCTCGATCTGCGCGGAGGGCATCGCGCTCGGCGCCGCGCGGACCGCCGGAGCGGCGCTGTCCGATGTGGTGGCGGTGGTGTCCGTGCAGATCAAACCGGCGGACCGGTTCCGGATCATCGCGCCGTGCGGCGTGTGCCGCGAGCTGATCAGCGACTACGCACCCTCGGCCGTGGTCTGGCTGACCGCCCCGGAGGACGACTCGATCGTCTCGTACCGGGCGCTGGACCTGCTGCCCTCGAAATCCCGACGGAAGTGGTGACATGCGATGACTGACAACCTCGGCGGTACGGGCCGGCCGGTGCGCTGGGACACGCTGACCTGGCCGGAGTCCGGCGCGCTGGCGGCCGAGACGAACGCGGTGATCATCCCGGTCGGCGCGATCGAGCAGCACGGGCCGCACCTGCCGCTCAACGTCGACTCGGTGATCTGCGAGGAGGTCGCGCTCGGCGTCTCCGCGCTGACCGGCGTCCCGGTCGTACCCACGCTGACCTATGGGGTCTCCGGCTCGCACGGCGACTTCGCCGGCACGCTCGCGCTGCGCCCGGAAACGCTGATCGCCGTGGTCGAGGACGTGATCGACTCCCTGCACGCCAGCGGCATCCGGCAGTTCATCCTGCTCAACGGCCACATCTGGAACAGCGGCTCGCTCGACGTCTCCGCCGAGAAGCTGCGCGTGCGGCACCGGGACTCCCGGGTGCGGTCGATCGCCTACGTGACCATGTATCCCGGGCCGGAGGTCAACGGCCGGGTCATGTACGGCCGCGGCCTGATGCACGCGAACTTCTTCGAGACGTCCGTGATGCTGCACCTGCGCCCCGAGCTGGTCCACATGGACCGGGCCACCTCGCACATCGACGTCGACTCGTTCTGGGACTACCGGATGGACCAGGTCAGCGACACCGGCGTCTGGGGGCGCGACGTGGCCGAGGCCTCCGCCGACCACGGGAAGTCCGAGTTCGAGCGCTGCGTCCGGACCACCGCACGGGCGATCTCCGCGGCCGTCCGCGAGCCCTGGCCGTCCTCGGCCCACCGCCCCTCGCTCTGAAAGGGATCTTCATGGAGATCTACGACATCACGCTGCCGATCCACCCGGAGATGCTGCACTGGGGCCGCAAGCCCGAGGTGGAGATCGTCGAGTCGCTGGCCAACGGCGACGCCTCGAACGTGACCCGCTGGCGGCTCGGCGCGCACACCGGCACGCACGTGGACGCGCCCGCGCACTTCGTCGACGGCGCCACCCCGGTCGACAAGCTCGACCTGCACGCGCTGGTCGGCCCCGCGCTGGTCGTCGACGCGACCGCGGTCACCGGCGACATCACGATCGCCGACCTCTCGGCCGCGGGCGTGGCCGGGCACCAGCGGGTGCTGCTCAAGACGTCCAACTCGGCCGGCGCGCTGAAGCTCCCGGACCGCGCGGAGAGCTGGGTCGGGCTCGCCCCCGAGGCCGCGCGGTGGCTGATCGACCAGGGCGTGCGGCTGATCGGCATCGACTACCTGACGATCGAGAGCCACACCCGCACCGAGACCTGGGACGCCCACCACGTCCTGCTCGGCGCCGGCCTGATCATCCTGGAGAACGCGGACCTCGACGGCGTCCCGCCGGGCGAGTACGAGCTGGTCGCGCTGCCGGCCAAGCTGGTCGACGCGGACGGCTCGTTCACCCGCGCCATCCTGATCAAGCGGGACGCCTGATGTCCGCGGCGGACCCCACCACCGGCGTCCCGGCCGCCCCCGGGTCCGCCGGCACCGCGCCGGTCCACAGCACGGCAAGCGGCACCGCGCCCGGCGTCGGTACGGCCGGCGTCAGTACGGCCGGCGTCGGTGCGGCCGGTGACAGCGCGGCCCGTGACGACGCGGCCCGTGACAGCGCGGCCGGTGGCGTGCGGGGGTTCCGCGTGGCGGTCGCGGCGCCGCATCCGGCCGCGATCGACGCCGCGCGGGCCGTGGTCGCGGCCGGCGGCAACGCGTTCGACGCGGCGCTCGCGGCCGCGGCGGCGCTGACCGTGGCCTACCCGCACCAGTGCTCGGTCGGCGGCGACCTGGTCGCCGTCGTGCGCCCGGCCGGCGGCGAGGCGCAGGCGGTGCTCTCGATCGGCGCGGCCGCCGCCGAGGTCGACGTCGACGCGCTGCGCGCGGGCGGCGAACGGATGCCGTTCGGCGGGCCGCAGACCGTGACCGTGCCCGGCGTGGTCGCGGGCTGGGCCTCCGTCGCCGCCCTCGGCGCGTCACTGCCGCTGTCCACGCTGCTGGATCCCGCGATCGGCCTGGCCGACGGCGGCGTGCCGGTCAGCCCCGGCCTGCACCGGGCCACGCTCGGCAGGCGCGACGGCGTGACGGCCGACCCCGGCCTGTCCGCGCTGCTGCTGGACCCGGAGACCGGCGAGCCGGTCCGCACGCTGGTCCAGCCCGCGCTGGCCGAGACGCTGCGGCAGATCGGCGCGAACTGGCGCTCCTTCTACCGCGGACATCTCGCGCACCGCCTCGCGGACGGGCTCGCCGCGCTCGGCAGCCCGCTCACCGCCGGCGACCTGGCCGCGCACCGGGCCGAGGTGACGGCGCCGCTCACCACGACGGTCGGCGACGTCACCTGGTCCGCGGCCCCGCCGCCGGTCCAGGGCGCCACCTTCCTCGCCATCGCCGGCTCGGCGACGGACGCCGGCACGCTGCTCACCGACGCGCGGCGGGCGCAGCTGGCGCGGGATGCGCTGCTCGGCGACCCGCGGACCGGGCCGGTCGACCTGGACGGGCTGCTGCTGCGTACCGCGGAATCGTTCGCCGGTGCGGACGGCGGGCCGAAGCCGGCCGGGGACACGGTCGCGGTCACCGCGGTCGACGCGGACGGGAACGCGGTCACGCTGATCCAGAGCGTGTTCCAGAGCTTCGGCTCCGGCCTGCTCGAGTCCGGCACCGGGCTGGTGCTGCACAACCGCGGCTCGTCGTTCAGCCTGGACCCGGCGCATCCGGCCCGGATCGCGCCGGGCGTCCGGCCGCCGCACACGCTCTGCCCGGCGCTCGCCACCACCCCCGCCGGCGACGTCACCGCGCTCGGCTGCCAGGGCGGACGTGCCCAGCCCTGGATCCTCGCCCAGGTCGCCCCGGCCGTGCTGGACTCCACCGACCTGGACGGGCTGCTCGCCCGCCCGCGCTGGGTCATCGGCGCCCGGGAGATCGGCCGCGACGTGCCGACGCTGCTGCTGGAGCCGGACACGCCGGAGGTGGACGCGCTCACCCGTACCGCCGGCGGGCTCGGCCTGGTCGTCGACACCACGGCCGGCCCGCACGACGACGCCGGTCACGTCCAGGTCGCCCGCCTCACCGGCGGCGCGCTCGCGGCCGCGAGCGACCCCCGCGCCGACGGGCTCGCCGCCGTCCTCTGATGCCCGCCGCCGGACCGTGCCCGCGCCGCGGGGCCACGCCGCGTCGCCGACCCCGGTGGCACGGCCCCGCGGCGCGGTCCCACCGGCGCACCGCACCCACTCGCCGCGCCGCGGCACGCCCCGGCATCGCAGAGAGGCGGCACGCACGACCGGCGGATGAGCAGCGGCACGCGGGGCACCGCGAGTAGACAGCGCCACGCACGCACCGCGGGTAAGCAGCGCGCGGGCCGCGGGTAAGCAGAGCAGAAGCACGTGACGATCGGAGCGAGCGGATGACGAGCCCAGGCCCCGGATCACGGCGTGGCCGCCCGATGAGCGCCGGCCGGCTGGTGATCGTCGGAGACGTGCTGACGATGGATCCGGCGCGCCCCCGGGTCGCGGCGGTGGCGATCGCGGACGGTCTGGTCGCGGCGACCGGGGACGCGGACGAGGTGCGGCGGGCGGTGCCGGCCGGGACCCCGGAGGTCCGGGTGGCCGGCACCGTGGTCCCCGGCTTCGTGGACAGTCACGTGCATCTGCTCTGGGCCGGCCGCCGCGCCGCGCGCGTGTCGCTGACCGGCGCCACCTCGATCGCGGAGATCCAGCGACGGCTCCGCGCGCACGCGGCCGCGCACCCGGGCGACGGCTGGATCGAGGCGGACGACGACCTGGACCCGTGGGATCTCGCGGAGAACCGCCTGCCCACCGCGGCCGAGCTGGAGGCCGCCGCGCCCGGCCGGGGCGTGCTGCTGGACCGGCGCGGGCACGACGCGCTGGCCGGTACGACCGCGCTGCGGCTGGCCGGGATCACCGCGGCCACGCCGGACCCGCCCGGCGGACGCGTCGAACGGGACGCGCACGGCGACCCGACCGGGCTGCTGGTCGAGCATCCGGCGGTGGCGCTGGTCCGTGCCGTGCTCCCGCCGCCGTCGGACGCGGACCGGCGCGCCTGGATCGAGGCCGGCCAGCGTGAGCTGCTCGTGCACGGGATCACCGCCGCGACGGACCCGGCGGTGGCCGGGCCGGAGCTGGCCGCCTACGCGGACGCGGCCCGGGCGGGCGCGCTGCGGCTGCGGGTGACCGCTATGCCGCTCGGCTCCGCGGACACCGGCTTCGCCGCGCTGGACCGGGCCGTGGCGGACTGCGGTCTGGAGCGTGCGGACCCGCGCATGCTGCGCC
This genomic window from Catenuloplanes niger contains:
- a CDS encoding cyclase family protein translates to MEIYDITLPIHPEMLHWGRKPEVEIVESLANGDASNVTRWRLGAHTGTHVDAPAHFVDGATPVDKLDLHALVGPALVVDATAVTGDITIADLSAAGVAGHQRVLLKTSNSAGALKLPDRAESWVGLAPEAARWLIDQGVRLIGIDYLTIESHTRTETWDAHHVLLGAGLIILENADLDGVPPGEYELVALPAKLVDADGSFTRAILIKRDA
- a CDS encoding amidohydrolase, whose protein sequence is MSAGRLVIVGDVLTMDPARPRVAAVAIADGLVAATGDADEVRRAVPAGTPEVRVAGTVVPGFVDSHVHLLWAGRRAARVSLTGATSIAEIQRRLRAHAAAHPGDGWIEADDDLDPWDLAENRLPTAAELEAAAPGRGVLLDRRGHDALAGTTALRLAGITAATPDPPGGRVERDAHGDPTGLLVEHPAVALVRAVLPPPSDADRRAWIEAGQRELLVHGITAATDPAVAGPELAAYADAARAGALRLRVTAMPLGSADTGFAALDRAVADCGLERADPRMLRRGPTKLFLDGGGSLGTALLSAPWPGTEGYHGNQTLSRDVLLAHCRDAARAGRGAGVHAVGDAAIDLVLDVLAEVDAETPIAGLGFHLIHAYLGPGAAAMGAARSLGVRVSAHPALQWDFGAGLVDRLGEERAAAANPLRAWLDAGVEVGGGSDGPGPPIAPLHGMWQARTRRVRGREAPLGPDQAITAAEALALFTTGAAAITGGHGTGRLRPGGPADLAVLDGDPLAVEPDALRDIRVTATIVGGTVVHGGLGAAGRRTVAGF
- a CDS encoding creatininase family protein → MTDNLGGTGRPVRWDTLTWPESGALAAETNAVIIPVGAIEQHGPHLPLNVDSVICEEVALGVSALTGVPVVPTLTYGVSGSHGDFAGTLALRPETLIAVVEDVIDSLHASGIRQFILLNGHIWNSGSLDVSAEKLRVRHRDSRVRSIAYVTMYPGPEVNGRVMYGRGLMHANFFETSVMLHLRPELVHMDRATSHIDVDSFWDYRMDQVSDTGVWGRDVAEASADHGKSEFERCVRTTARAISAAVREPWPSSAHRPSL
- a CDS encoding gamma-glutamyltransferase, with the translated sequence MSAADPTTGVPAAPGSAGTAPVHSTASGTAPGVGTAGVSTAGVGAAGDSAARDDAARDSAAGGVRGFRVAVAAPHPAAIDAARAVVAAGGNAFDAALAAAAALTVAYPHQCSVGGDLVAVVRPAGGEAQAVLSIGAAAAEVDVDALRAGGERMPFGGPQTVTVPGVVAGWASVAALGASLPLSTLLDPAIGLADGGVPVSPGLHRATLGRRDGVTADPGLSALLLDPETGEPVRTLVQPALAETLRQIGANWRSFYRGHLAHRLADGLAALGSPLTAGDLAAHRAEVTAPLTTTVGDVTWSAAPPPVQGATFLAIAGSATDAGTLLTDARRAQLARDALLGDPRTGPVDLDGLLLRTAESFAGADGGPKPAGDTVAVTAVDADGNAVTLIQSVFQSFGSGLLESGTGLVLHNRGSSFSLDPAHPARIAPGVRPPHTLCPALATTPAGDVTALGCQGGRAQPWILAQVAPAVLDSTDLDGLLARPRWVIGAREIGRDVPTLLLEPDTPEVDALTRTAGGLGLVVDTTAGPHDDAGHVQVARLTGGALAAASDPRADGLAAVL